From the genome of Solanum pennellii chromosome 6, SPENNV200:
TAGCTATGGAATTATGATCCTTTACCAACATATGCACATGTTAGCCAAAGAAAAAACTACAAAGTTACACTTTGAGGACATGGAGGGACAGAAACCTGCTAAATATTTTCCTTCTCCTTAAACTATTAACGGGCTACAGGTTTGCTAGTATAGTTCTTCtaatattgttttctttttgagcTACTTTTGTACCATTTGGTAGGCATGATATGGAAGCTATCCTGTGCAAGGTAGTGGCTAGGATATGGTATGCatgatatttttctatttactCAAGTGACTGTTGAACAAATCAGTTTTTACCGTCCTTATCTCCTGAGGGCTTgcatgatcattgcacaactAATAAACTTTTGGTGCTAAAATGAAATCAATTCCTCTACATTTGCCTAGGCTCCATCACTGGTCTACGCACTATGATATCGTGTTCTATTGGTTTAAGTTGCATGCCTAATGAGTTATGGTCTTTATATCCTTTCTGATTGGGTgtatttatgcatttttttttttgctgcaGATGCTATGCGCGTTTGCACCCTTGTGCTGTCAATTGCAGGAAAAAGAAGTGTGGCCATAGCAACCAGGTATCTTCTTGGTCAATTTTGTTAACTGTTGTGCATTACTGGACTCCATACTAAATGATTCTTCTGTTTCCTACTTTTATTACAGTTGAGGCcaaagaagaagatcaagtaAACAGGTATTTGCATTTTTGCAGTCAAGACACTTCATAATTTGGCActcttttgtattttatttgtttgtttaactTCGTTCTGTCCTTCAATGTTTATTTCACTATATAACATAAGTTCTAAAACGTTAGTACTTTTGCTCTACTCAGCTGAGTTTTGTCAAGTGCACAAAAAGTTAGGATCAAGCCCTATGCTTTAAAGTTCGTCATTAGCGGTTGCAATATGCATGAAACTACCTGTTAAGGGTAAACATTCACACTTTTATATGCTAACCTACTAGGAGTTTTTCTATTCACATAACTCGAAATTAAGACCTGACTTTTGATTATGGCacatccattttattttattgtgattacgCAAAGAAGCTCTATATACACTGTTTTCTTTCTTGTGAACTAAATTACAAGCTATATATCCATTATCAAAAGAAAACATCACTGTGACATTTTGGTAGAAAGGCAAGTGTATCTCTTTCTCATGTTATGCTACTAGGTTTCCTTGCAAATCATTTTGGCAAGCTACTTCCACATTCTCGGCACAATGGGAGGGAGAAAGATCAACTGGGAATAAAGTTCCTCCTATTCTCTGCAGACAACCTTGGCTCCATCAATGTGAGTAAGAAAACATAGACTTTTTTGTTGATCGAAGTTCGATACCTGTTTACTCCTTTGaaattattgatgtatatgttgAGTTCAAAATTCCCACCACTTAGAATTTTCACATGACAGATCGAAGGAATCACCTGGGCCTACAGCATACCAGTGTTCAGGTGATCCTAAGGAACTGTCTCCTAATTCCTCCATGTTCCAaaactcttcttcttccttccaCCTCAAGTGTTCAAATAATGTTCCTTCTCGGTCACTATCCGCTCCCTTAATCCTGTCTTGGTCTAAACTCGTATTTATGCAAACTGGGATATTGTTCTTAACAGCTACTTCTGCTTCTATATTTTCTGAGCTTGTATAGATTTCACTGTCTATAGAATCTTGGCTTCTGCTACAACCAGCATGGTTGTTTTCCATCTGATCACTTAGTTCCTGTAGCTGTTCCAAAACAAAATACATCATTTATATAGCTAACTCCAGCTTGTTTGGATCGAGCAGTATCAAGAAAGTTAATAAGATACCTGCTTGAGCAAagattccttttctttcttcaacGATTCAAACTTCATAGCTAAATTGTCGAATTCATCTTTGAGTCGTCTATATTCATGCTCTAGTTGCTTCGTTTTCCATCTTGCCCTTCTGTTCTGGAACCAAATCGCAACTTGACGTGGTTGCAGCCCAAGATCTCTGGCCAATTCAAGCTTTTTGCTAGGTTCAAGCTTTGTCTTTTGCTTAAACATGGACTCAAGTACCTTCACTTGTTCATCACTAAACCTTTTACCATCTTCATGACTCTTCTTCTTTGAACACTCAACTGGACTACTATCTTCTGCTACTTCCATAACTTTATTGATGGGGATAAGAAATAAgagtttttattaatttatttgaaacttGCCAAAAAGAAGTGGGCTTCttttattaacataattactccaCTATATAGGAAGGCAAGCATGCAAGAAATATCTAGTTTGGTTACTCTCAGGTGATTGAGACTTGTGGTTTGTTGTTTAATTTAAGCCAATCGTTTTAGCTATCGtgtaatttttttctagttCTATCACTTTTTTGGACATCTCTATCTTTGGAcctctttttatctttttagttTGGGGCTACATTCCATCTCTAATAAATGTTGCAACATTGTGGTGTGGATAAGACAAGTCAAAGATAACTACGTGTCATTCTTATTGATAAAAGGAGAAATTTATTCTTCTAACTAATCTCTCTTAgttttttaaatcaataatttCATTCTTTATGTCCAATCGTGAGAGATGTGATTATGTTACTTTGTATTGATCGTATCTGTAGCTAACTATGGATGGTGTACTCTTTGTGTTGCAATTTTACGTGGTACACTattctcttatttctttttatcctAGATGAAATATTAGAAACATCTTTagttttgataaaaattattagttttatttttaaattattgatagtcttttcatttatttgattaactGAATTTAAGTATACCATTGACTTTGCAATATGAGTGAAATATACTCCTAAATTTTCGACAAGGTTAAAGGTATTTTTGATACTTCTCTCGACTTTTTACTAAGAGCTCTATGCTCCTATAAGAGTATGAGACCACTTGTGATGTGACGTGACAAATTATGAGTGATTCTAAGGTTAGTTAATCAAATAGAGGATTGTTTTTAATGCTATCAATAGTTCagaatgaaactaataatttgtaaacaatatcaaaatatttttaagtatttctCCTTCTAATTTGTAGTCGCACAAgtatttaaaattcattttaaattatataaattgtaaattataaattttttctttttttttatagttttatttttaatcgaGTGATATcacatatattaatttcttttccACGTTGGAAAATGTTAGATGATTTTTAAGAGTTAGATGTGGTGTCAGTAAGCTGGTCGATATGGTCGCCTAATAACGACAAAAGAGCtagtattattttttgatatcattaatgatgatgaagaaCACCCGGAAAATGTACAACTTGACTCAACACTCCTTTTCTCCACTAAAAAAACCACGTTAgcatataatgatatttttttatttaaatagaaaaaaatctaCGAATATACTATCTTCTTCAGGTTTTACTTCTAATAATTATagagttttgaaattttatgttctttaataaatttcttaagataaatataaaatttaggtTAAAGctattgaatttgatgaaattcatagtTTGTACCATGACTCGATTCCTATTCGTAAAATTATAATGAgcttattattgttatttagcATATATTGGaagattttatgttttaaaaatatttaatacatataaatgatttatataaaatctaaaagtttatatttcttaaaattcttTTGTGTCAATTTCTTATCTCAAAGGTCGTCATTAAAGGTTTAATCACTCTGACTTGTGATGGAGTAGTTTATTTGATGTAATGACTATAGGTTCCTTCCTTGTTAAATGTTTCAAGTGTCTATTATACTCTACACAGATGTCATATGATTTAaggttctctctctctctctctctctcttttttcttaaaaaaatattttttttataataataataataataataataataataataataaaattattattgtctTCTTAAAAGTAGCTATCCAAGTCCAAAGTAGCATCGAAAGGAGTTAAAATTgtgaaattatgaaaatttataaggTGCATCTGATGAAATTAATCActgaaaattattttggaaCAGTTAATTAGTTATGATTTGTATCATCTAATGTATCACGCTCTAAATCTTAAAAGAGTTTTGATTATAGTTTAGAAGACGAAAGTAATTTGAACAAGATTAAGTTTGATTTTATTCTATTCCATTTGTTTTTTCAATCACTTCCTTTTGTATACAACAAAAAAGAATATAACCATCATATTTGTTGGTGCTCCAGGACGACTACAACTTTATATAAGTGAgttataatttgttatttaaaCTAACAATAAATCTTTAGGATTAAATTTATCAATCTTGAAGGATGTTGTAGAACATGTGACACCAAAAGACATGTGAGATGGGGTGGACGAggcaaattcaaaatttagtaCTTCGTACAAATATAGggtttacaaaaaaattattgggtTCGTCTAAGTCAACCAACTCCCACCTAGCTTCACCCCTGATCAGGCATGTGAGATAGGTGGACGAGGCGAATTCAAAATTGagtatatgaatgaaatgtTCCTACTTTACCATCCATCGTACTCACAAAGTTCCGTGTCGTCAATGGAATGGTTAGCATTTAACATGAGCccaatttgtgatgagaaataCTAGTACATTTTCCACCTTGATGATAAGTTGTCAAAAAGGGTTAAGTATcaattaatgatattttatcGTTTTCTATTCTAATGTCTTTGCATTTTTATTCTAAGCTTGTAGTTGTCTAGGAAACTATATGCCCACTTTATCAATTTTGTTGGTGCACTACAACTACAAGATTTTTTCCCTTTCCATATTATCAACAGTTTGcgtaatacataaatatgttttttaattaaattttaattaatttttatattttctaattttagatacatataattttttataaaattgaatataagtAGATGACATATCTCCTTTGTGGTATAATACATGTAGGATGTAGGATATatgtctatttatttaattttatacaaatttaaatattttacttacaCACAAAATTAAAGCGCATAATTACAAGCTAAAACCAAGTCAAATGATATATTTCTCCATAATGCCTAGTGAAAATGATTTTGCAATTTGTCCtatatatatgaacatgattattttctttttttttcttctaaataaaATTGTCAGGAAGTGACAATGAGAGGGATGGTTCTACGTCCTTATGCTATCTAGTTTGCTTTCTACGTCGAAAAGATattctgtttcaatttatgtcacatatttttataattaatcttTAGAGAAAATGTCATTATTTATGATACATGTGTAATAAAATCTTAGTTAATGTTAATTGtgtttttggaaattttggtcAAAGTCTAGAGGTACTTGTTCCTTATCTATATAATCTTAGAAATATCTAAGGTGTTCTAGatcacaaatttcaaaaaaaacaaaaattattaaattttgtgcGAAGAAAAACGCTGTCACATACATTGGAATGAAAAGACTAGTAAGTATTGTACATATGTACTAAGTTGTTTGGGATAAGGTACAAATACTCTTTAAACTATGattgaaatttcagagacataTCTAAACTTAATTAGGGTCCTATTATTCCccttaactaatttttttatacttttgtgTACCTTTTGTGCTGACGTGACACCTTCAACCACCCAAGTTGGCTCTGTTTGTATACACGCGCCTGCCACATGTGTAATtctttctatttaaaaaaatattataattttctttatcttgtatttaaattaagttaatacatatatatatttttcttatatctattttttttttactttcgttcattttttttatcttttttattttacgaTTGatattatttactctttttattttctctgtGTCACGCTCTGAGTCTATATCCTGGACGTGACCGACACTCGAAAATCATTATTGGTCCCCAAGTAAATTCTTGACCTGCTGATTATTTAGTGAAAGACAGACTCGAGCATTTAAAGGTCTAAGACATATGTAAATCATTAAAATTGTAAAATGTTTAGTTCATACTATTTGAAGAACAATACTCAATGCAATAATATTAGTTTGCAAAACATcataaaggaaaaaagagtattGAGAGACTCATCTactatatctatctatctatgaagcctctattgTTCAACATGGATGTTGGGaaaagacccacgacatcctaaaatgactaaattgaaaagaaaaattgaattcTCCGAAATTCAAGGACGCTCATCGTAAGCTATCTGTAGTGAAAAATAAACTCAACAAAGTGATAAATAATGATCATGGACATTTGTATCATAAAACATGCAGGTCAGATGACattagtacattaaatgtacgagttTAAAGTCGAAGCGAAACAAACTGAAAGAAAAGACTACAATAGACAAAAGATTTACTCAAAGTTGGATGTAAAGATATAAAAGAACTAAATCATTTAAGACTTTATAAGTAGTTACTCATCTATGAAACTTGACATAATAAGTGATATATAACAATATACTTTACCTCTATTtgagagattctctaaccgacaaccatcactatgatcTACATGATACAACTTCTCGCCCACAGTGACATAATTGTCCTATACCGTAGTGGGTATAGAACTTCTCACAAAGTGCAGCCACTAAGTAATGaagattcatctaaaaagtatgatcctgtACCCATGTTGGCAAAATAGGTTTATGAGGAttttgagttgtctgaactcatcTTCATATTAGTGTTCAACACTACTCCTAATAATGCATATATACTcatgcttatatatatatatatatatatatatatatacatacatatatatatatatatatataacatatttctttttctgGTTTGGAATAATTGCTCAAATTGTACTCTTAAAAGACGCAACTACTCTAAAATATCTCTGAACTCATCGTTCATTTAGATTAAAAAAGTTTCTGTTTGCTCAATGTAATAAGTGTTACATTTGGGAATAGTTAGTTCTGTTATACTTTTGCTTAAATCATGGTTAAATCTCTTTCTCAATGtaatacctcgaaaatgacttaggtgaagctagagcctaacatgttttttatgagggtctaaggtcctaaaatggtttataatgtggtattgtGGCAGGGTCTAGAGTTTTAGGTAATTCGAAAGTGAAaagtcaagggacgactaagacgtatGACGACTAAGttacctatgtgtctcatgtgtggttatgtgcctatatgtatgtttcatgagtttatgaggttcttatgagttattatagtgtttataggcagtgtatcaagtttcatgaagtttggaggtcaaacgtccaagaatgtccatgacgttcaaaagatttgccttgaaatgaccttgtgtatcttggcatgtttcgtcgagttttacgtgtttcttttggatgaaattaatgtgGGAGATCCTAAATTCGTATGAGGACATATTCGGGTTGAAAATAtccgggcaaacatccccaaggaccatccaagggtccttgaggaagacccaACCCAAGAGCCAAAGCTTTCAAAACCAGCCCAACCTACGGATGGCAGTCGACGACTCGTGGGTCAATCGATGCCTCGTAGGTGAGGGTCATAGGTTGACACTTGGCGTGGGAGGAGAGCATCCAAGAATCAACCTCATTCCCAAACCACGAACCAACAGGACGTTCCGTTGGTTGGGAaacgggccgtcgatggccaCTCGTTGGTTGAGACTGTTTCTGCGTAGCTTTACTGTTAgttcaaggggtgaattggtaaattcacccccaCTTCCAAAATAAGAGTTTGAGAGGTTTCCTAAGGGTCTTTTGGatatttaaatgtgtttataagtcTTAAACACTAAGGTGaatttattcttcaaaaattaaaacccaaaatccttaagaaattctctagaactccattgaagccaaaactcaaggaagagcttggatttgatatttgagtggtgattcttgGATTAgaatcaataaggtatggtttttgatccttgaaactatattcatcaaggtgccaatcttcaaagtgattttcaaagagTTCTTAAAAGAagagttttctaaattgaaatctatccatgggttcttgcattaaaggttttaaagcattgaatattgatttaattcttgttaattagataattttaactcaattaacctatgaacccatgtaattgatgaaccctagtttttgactactttatgggttaagtgatattattctaatgcttatgaattctagtgtagttttctatgggctattgaatgatgtaataattgtattcaattgatgtctaattggtcttagattgacaaatatatattgaattgacttagattcattgagtattgtgattattgtattgaattgtaggttatggctatgagtaagggccttatggtattgaattggatgatttagacatggattgaagtggagagaatggattggtggtacgcttccctaattctccttattttatgttaattagacttgaattatgttgtgattggtatggtccacttgtggtggcggtgttatgttctttacttgcaattgatgtggccttgtcggcgttactttatgtattatgatgatcataacCTTGTCGGTACTAGTTGAAGTATTGTGGTGATGTGTGTAGTTGATTacgtgaagtatgatcatatctatctacatgttagtaatgttaaagtatgtgtttttctattgatattaggtgatcatgttagactatgactatatcttatatgtgtagtgttagagttgatgcatgattattcctacttgactatatgagtctatgatggttatattgatgatgttataataatgtataggatgacataaagatgataaagGTCATTCCTGAGTgtttcaaagaatgatatgctatatgtaataaagtaaagtatgttgtgtcttgttttagtagacttgtgtcccttacttgatacatgcatgaattatatgtgaatatgagatgtcttgactatgtaAGCTTAGCGCActcttgtcatgtatgaatgaatgataggtgagaccttaaatgatgttaagaaggtcatgtacgtggaaccttaaacctagtggtaaggttatgaaccaATAAAGTCGAGAGCCGTAaaggtatccttcttgtatgagtgatggacttaaggttggttgctggaacaacatcatatcatccttaggaaagtcattaggTTATCCTATTCaccattgaaaggtagccctagtggacctctttggtaggatgaatgtgattgagttataaactagatatggaacctctttatgtgatcctttaatgtgaatactctatgagaacaaaggctagcaccgaatgattatgttatgggaagtagctctacttaagaaggagactagagtacaatgtagctctacttgagaatgagactagagtacataaaattccttcatatttcttaaccatgtgcctacataggatgtgtcctagttctacctttggcaagtagaacacccccATAGGActaggttacaactccggattccatgctttgctaccatggcatatgtcggttattgcctattcacATCATATGGAgtacctactagtattggagaagttctatgaggtttaggtggtggtatgaggcgctatctatacattgcacaataggctttgaagatgttagtgagagtccctaggtcttttccaagactATTACTTGAATTTCCTTTATGTGATagatgtctcttaaatgaactaatgaatgtaatgatttaagttaagaaagtatgttaaatgaataagtacttatctagaataattaagggttgtctagttaaggtgtttAGGAGGCATAGGGATGGTCAtgtcgtatcttacctagataagtcttaagaatgactctagttagggaagttggttgattatgtggacattatctaagccttaggtagtcttaaggactatttaggtaatcttgaagaggtcaatcatggacgttatcttcttgatttacttaagtaagtcttttgataacctttgggaggaGAGTGTCATAtcatgtatgttgttgtattaaggtgataatgattctatcttaggtagtctaaaggatctcttaagtgtgtctgaaagggattgtatggcggtcgcttcacaactcactcaagtgagacttagaatcacctttggtaggaagatctcatgttcatgtgcttggtgtattgtaagtgtgtatatctcattataggtggtgttaaggatcatttaggtgtgcctagagagggtgtatgggtggtgtttctttgtcttacttaagttagtcttaggatagcttttaatgagaggattgcatgctagaaagtgtccTAGGTGAAGTTAAAGAACTTCATTGTAATAGTGATTTAGTTCACTGTGAAGTGACATGGTTTCACTGTAATGCTTCTAAAAATGTGATGAATTGcttaagtgatttcttatgtgtttctaaggtgttaaatgttgtttttatgattatattatgatatttaagtaaaaaagatgcatatttccaatgaatgtccgttttcatgattttatgcattatgtcatacttagtacatgtgtttgtactaatttcatatattttgttatatctaaaggtgttgGTGCaaggtgagaaggatcgtgaagaaaagcttggattctagagtcgttcaagcaaagttgatgtatgtcctcatttgactcaagggcatatatatgtcttttatttcaaagtattgtaatagactaattatttctatattagtattgtatgggccgtgtcccaagtattcttgagtctaagaatgacatatgttgagacttagcgtttctatgattttaatatgaaaagatgttttaagatatttgtgtgaaaagttttaattccgcactacttttcatatgtttatatgcgatgaacgatacagaagggcttgtacaagacctccgagaggtcaagtacgcccgttGCATTCCTAGAATGCCATATTTtttagggtgtggtttcgggatgtgacactCAAACTGCTTTTTACTTTCTCAAAAGCTTAGtttaaacaattatattttgttaaaaagatTCTTAAGAAGAACTCACTGAATACTCAGGAATAGAGTTCATGCTGAAAAATGAACATGAATAATCAACTCAATAATCTCTAAACACAATATACGACACTTACATAATCACGAatagatattaaaaaatcaGGAACTCGAAAACTCAGAACTCAACGATACTACTCATCTTAAGAATactcaaaattcaagaattcagGACTAAAAATCAATAACTTAATTAACACAAAGAATTCTTGAAACTAAGGGTATAACCCTAGATTAAGCTTTTACCAATTAAGTTGAGACGTATGGTGTGAAGACGAGCTCAGTCCATCACTATGAATTGTCTTGCGTACCTGAAAGAACAAAAGTTCTGAAGAAGTTTGAAAGAGAACTTGATTGGAAGATTTGAAactctactttttttttccctGCGATTTTCTTAGACAAGAGTGGAGAATAATCTTGGATTGAAAACTATAGAATTGATAAAGAGGATCTTAAACTTGGAGCCTTTAGATCTTAGAAATTGGAGAAATCTCTTTTTGGGAGTTCTTGATATTTGGAAGAATGAGAATTGGTGATTATGAGAATTTCTATACATATAATAATGGTATTAGGTTTTAAGATGAACTTAGGAAAGTTAATTTAGGGTAAAAGGTCAAGAATATCCTGTTAGAAAAGTAAGAAAAccataaaatcaaaagaaacaacttttttttaatgaattccGTCGGACAAATCAGCGATCTGGAGGTTTTCTCGCCAAAAATACTCGATGGATCACCCTTTGGAACTTTACATCTCCCAAAAGGATAAAATTTATGGTTTTCGGGACAATTTGGTGAGCT
Proteins encoded in this window:
- the LOC107023077 gene encoding homeobox-leucine zipper protein ATHB-12-like is translated as MEVAEDSSPVECSKKKSHEDGKRFSDEQVKVLESMFKQKTKLEPSKKLELARDLGLQPRQVAIWFQNRRARWKTKQLEHEYRRLKDEFDNLAMKFESLKKEKESLLKQLQELSDQMENNHAGCSRSQDSIDSEIYTSSENIEAEVAVKNNIPVCINTSLDQDRIKGADSDREGTLFEHLRWKEEEEFWNMEELGDSSLGSPEHWYAVGPGDSFDLSCENSKWWEF